One window of Solwaraspora sp. WMMA2056 genomic DNA carries:
- a CDS encoding Hsp70 family protein has product MYALGIDLGTTFTAAAIWREGRVETVSLGGRSAAIPSVVLLRQDETFLTGEAAHRRGLSEPNRVAREFKRRLGDTTPILLGGVPQSAEALMSRLLHAVVEEVARREGALPASICVSHPANWGPYKLDLLRQAVRMANLEVPVTYTTEPAAAAINYAEQQRIEPGSIVAVYDLGGGTFDAAMLRKTPTGFEIMGQPEGIERLGGIDFDAAVFNHVRTALGGKLEELDEEDPAAIAAVARLRDECIQAKEALSSDTDTSIPVLLPNISTEIRLTRAELEAMVRPVLHGSIEALHRAVRSAGCSPEQLHSVLLVGGSSRMPVVAQLVGSELGRPVAVDAHPKYSVSLGAAWLAAADAMGRHGAGAGHAAVTPPAPAAPAAPTAPVAPTAPVTSAYPAAPPAAAYPAASTPAASTPAASAPVAPSAAGGAVARASVGTTYPARTETYSSAGSVGADDTPPGSSRSAGDTAAKRGRGPLLVAAAVVVVLLAGGGVTYALTSGQNDDGQVAAPGDGAAPGQGQEQPEPEQVVESEPSAPEVPADEQCTDEIKSNWTWVCLTSARVAEGKFTVEYDAEFGDNEPAANGGWHLHIYGSDGTTPADRVMGTHVSSAEQGFWYVEDKQPSVIWTDDPAFVNAIGDYPKVCARIANSSHALAKHDNGSYTTGNCVKIRWE; this is encoded by the coding sequence ATGTACGCACTTGGCATAGACCTCGGAACAACGTTCACAGCGGCGGCGATCTGGCGGGAAGGCCGGGTGGAGACCGTCTCGCTCGGCGGCCGTAGCGCGGCGATCCCCTCGGTGGTGCTGCTGCGGCAGGACGAGACGTTCCTCACCGGTGAGGCGGCCCACCGACGCGGACTGTCCGAGCCGAACCGGGTGGCCCGGGAGTTCAAGCGGCGGCTGGGCGACACCACCCCGATCCTGCTCGGCGGCGTACCGCAGTCGGCCGAGGCGCTGATGTCGCGCCTGCTCCACGCGGTGGTGGAGGAGGTCGCCCGTCGGGAGGGCGCCCTGCCGGCGTCGATCTGCGTCTCACACCCGGCCAACTGGGGTCCGTACAAGCTGGATCTGCTCCGGCAGGCGGTCCGGATGGCGAACCTCGAGGTGCCGGTGACGTACACCACCGAGCCGGCCGCCGCCGCGATCAACTACGCCGAGCAGCAGCGGATCGAGCCGGGTTCCATCGTCGCCGTCTACGACCTGGGCGGCGGCACGTTCGACGCGGCGATGCTGCGCAAGACCCCCACCGGCTTCGAGATCATGGGTCAGCCGGAGGGCATCGAGCGACTCGGCGGGATCGACTTCGACGCGGCGGTGTTCAACCACGTCCGTACCGCGCTCGGCGGCAAACTGGAGGAGCTCGACGAGGAGGACCCGGCGGCGATCGCCGCCGTGGCCCGGCTGCGTGACGAGTGCATCCAGGCCAAGGAGGCGCTGTCGTCGGACACCGACACCTCGATTCCGGTGCTGCTGCCCAACATCTCCACCGAGATCCGGCTCACCCGGGCCGAGCTCGAGGCGATGGTCCGTCCGGTGCTGCACGGCTCCATCGAGGCGCTGCACCGGGCGGTACGGTCCGCCGGCTGCTCGCCGGAGCAGCTGCACTCGGTGCTGCTGGTCGGCGGTTCGTCGCGGATGCCGGTCGTCGCCCAACTGGTCGGCTCGGAGCTGGGCCGGCCGGTGGCGGTCGACGCACACCCGAAGTACTCGGTCTCCCTCGGCGCCGCCTGGTTGGCCGCCGCTGACGCGATGGGCCGACACGGTGCGGGTGCGGGCCACGCTGCGGTGACTCCGCCGGCTCCGGCCGCCCCGGCCGCACCGACCGCCCCGGTCGCACCGACCGCTCCGGTCACGTCGGCGTACCCGGCCGCGCCGCCGGCCGCCGCGTACCCGGCCGCGTCGACCCCTGCCGCGTCGACCCCTGCCGCGTCGGCGCCGGTCGCGCCGAGCGCCGCCGGTGGGGCGGTGGCCCGGGCGAGCGTCGGTACGACGTACCCCGCGCGGACCGAGACCTACTCCTCGGCCGGCTCCGTCGGCGCCGACGACACCCCGCCGGGGTCGTCGCGAAGTGCCGGCGACACTGCGGCGAAGCGTGGCCGTGGCCCGCTGCTGGTGGCCGCGGCGGTGGTCGTCGTGCTGCTCGCCGGCGGTGGGGTGACCTACGCCCTGACCAGCGGGCAGAACGACGACGGTCAGGTGGCGGCACCCGGTGACGGCGCGGCCCCCGGCCAGGGCCAGGAGCAGCCGGAGCCGGAGCAGGTCGTCGAGTCGGAGCCGTCCGCGCCGGAGGTTCCGGCCGACGAGCAGTGCACGGACGAGATCAAGAGCAACTGGACCTGGGTCTGCCTGACCTCGGCCCGGGTCGCCGAGGGCAAGTTCACCGTCGAGTACGACGCCGAGTTCGGCGACAACGAGCCGGCTGCCAACGGCGGCTGGCACCTGCACATCTACGGCAGCGACGGCACCACCCCGGCGGACCGGGTGATGGGCACCCACGTCTCCAGCGCCGAGCAGGGCTTCTGGTACGTCGAGGACAAGCAGCCGTCGGTGATCTGGACCGACGACCCGGCCTTCGTCAACGCCATCGGCGACTACCCGAAGGTGTGTGCCCGGATCGCGAACTCGTCGCACGCTCTGGCGAAGCACGACAACGGCAGCTACACCACCGGCAACTGCGTGAAGATCCGCTGGGAGTAG
- a CDS encoding dynamin family protein, with product MSLIDRTRSVLGHAVDVYRGTAYEQRLTAVRDRLDEPLRVAIAGRVKAGKSTLLNALVGDRLAPTDAGECTRIVTWYQDGHTYRVLATPTGGEPRQLRFSREDGAIDVDLGDLTVDDVAQLEITWPSQALRTVTLIDTPGIGSLSEQTSRRAWDLLVPDEEETPADAVVYLMRHLHANDVDFLRAFHDVEVSRPNPVNAIGILSRADEIGVGRLDAMASARRIADRLSTDANVRRLVQSVVPVAGLLAETAATLTEVEVAQLRRVAELPVAQAEQLLLSADRFVQHLPELGLTTIEREALLGRFGMFGLRLSAAMLRHNPGTTATELAQELTERSGLTQLREVLTSLFFERRDVLKARSALLALSDVTRVCVRPGSDQVAGAVEEIIASAHPFNELRVLSSLRAGWVTGKAAVVAELEQVIGGGGAAAHQRLRLPADASAAEVTEGAIEALGRWQRRAESPMTSYEMAMAARVAVRSCEGIIADQRRSA from the coding sequence ATGAGCCTGATCGACCGCACCCGCAGCGTGCTCGGCCACGCCGTCGACGTCTACCGGGGCACCGCGTACGAACAGCGGCTCACCGCGGTGCGCGACCGCCTGGACGAACCACTGCGGGTCGCGATCGCCGGCCGGGTCAAGGCCGGCAAGTCCACCCTGCTCAACGCGTTGGTCGGTGACCGGCTGGCACCGACCGATGCCGGCGAGTGCACCCGGATCGTCACCTGGTACCAGGACGGGCACACCTACCGGGTGCTGGCCACGCCGACCGGAGGTGAGCCGCGTCAGCTGCGGTTCAGCCGCGAGGACGGCGCGATCGACGTCGACCTGGGCGATCTGACCGTCGACGACGTCGCGCAACTGGAGATCACCTGGCCGTCGCAGGCGCTACGTACCGTCACTCTGATCGACACGCCGGGCATCGGCTCACTGTCCGAACAGACCTCCCGGCGCGCCTGGGACCTGCTCGTCCCCGACGAGGAGGAGACCCCGGCCGACGCCGTCGTCTACCTGATGCGTCACCTGCACGCCAACGACGTCGACTTCCTCCGGGCCTTCCACGACGTGGAGGTGTCCCGACCCAACCCGGTCAACGCCATCGGCATCCTCTCCCGGGCCGACGAGATCGGCGTCGGCCGGCTCGACGCGATGGCCTCGGCCCGGCGGATCGCCGACCGGCTGAGCACCGACGCGAACGTCCGCCGGCTGGTGCAGTCGGTGGTCCCCGTCGCCGGTCTGCTCGCCGAGACCGCCGCCACCCTCACCGAGGTGGAGGTCGCCCAGCTGCGCCGGGTCGCCGAACTGCCGGTGGCCCAGGCGGAGCAGCTGCTGCTCTCCGCCGACCGGTTCGTGCAGCACCTGCCCGAGCTCGGCCTGACCACGATCGAACGGGAAGCGCTGCTCGGCCGGTTCGGCATGTTCGGGCTGCGGCTGTCGGCGGCGATGCTGCGCCACAACCCCGGCACCACCGCGACGGAACTTGCTCAGGAGTTGACCGAGCGCAGCGGTCTCACCCAGCTGCGCGAGGTCCTCACCTCGCTGTTCTTCGAGCGTCGTGACGTCCTCAAGGCCCGGTCGGCACTGCTGGCACTCTCCGACGTCACCCGGGTCTGCGTCCGGCCCGGCAGCGACCAGGTCGCCGGCGCGGTGGAGGAGATCATCGCCTCGGCGCACCCGTTCAACGAGCTGCGGGTGCTCTCCAGCCTGCGCGCCGGCTGGGTCACCGGCAAGGCGGCGGTCGTCGCCGAGCTGGAGCAGGTGATCGGCGGTGGCGGCGCGGCGGCGCACCAGCGGCTGCGGCTACCGGCCGACGCGAGTGCCGCCGAGGTGACCGAGGGCGCCATCGAGGCCCTGGGCCGCTGGCAGCGGCGCGCCGAGAGCCCGATGACCTCGTACGAGATGGCGATGGCCGCCCGAGTGGCGGTCCGGTCCTGCGAGGGCATCATCGCCGACCAGCGGCGGTCCGCATGA
- a CDS encoding LuxR family transcriptional regulator yields MTVVVGVDGSGRTRRLDEIAASAGRTTVRVTPATGADLAVLLEQARVDGALVLVDDAHQLSIETVRSLTVAARAGVTMALARRPTIDSAELADLDGVVAGQGPVEQLGPLPPTALAALVEAAVGRPATPEQVTALQTASAGLAAIAVEIAADPDGTPPTLVARLQRRFAGPGRDLAGLAAILALGLDLADEAVCTAAGLKPAEAATGMRSLRDAGLLTPDGERLIPAVARAVLVELPPTERRRLHETVARALLATDADPVRAAEQLRAARARNPTAADVYRRAADRLRFTDPGSALTWYDDALDAGAEPSTVAAGRAEAATLLGMPVDLDGPVEAPADAGRVALVAGAAAAYDGRAGRAAEALLGADPPGPVLAVPALMVTGQPAAARSAATGSAPLPVRRLAEAALAMADPQAALPLLIEAAEGFERTPPQVAVPDPPHAIGALIAVAAGDCATAEHLLERAVASGCGGPVALDRHRTLLAWVRMRTGRYDSALAELRRLAGVALPGRERLVYAGLTAGIARRSGDIAQLRAAWSVAEPVLARRAVDLSQLEVVEELLVAAARLRQHQRIAPVLADLDAILDRLGRPAAWTVSVEWIRLQIAVVDEDPLTAEATAARLGSLDPAGFRQQAQCRAAARWSAALRGDVDPDAVLTDAAALVAAELPWESSRLIGQAAVRTTDAAAARRLLERARELSRPDPVPDETAPGSSHGGLSDREVEVARLVLAGRTHREIGTQLFLSPKTVEHHVARIRGKLGATTRAEMIATLRSLLPEEP; encoded by the coding sequence GTGACTGTCGTGGTGGGTGTGGACGGCTCCGGCCGGACCCGACGGCTCGACGAGATCGCCGCGTCCGCCGGCCGTACGACCGTACGCGTGACTCCCGCGACCGGCGCGGACCTGGCCGTTCTCCTCGAACAGGCACGTGTCGACGGCGCCCTGGTCCTGGTCGACGACGCGCATCAACTCTCCATTGAGACGGTCCGATCACTGACGGTGGCGGCCCGCGCCGGGGTGACGATGGCGCTCGCCCGTCGGCCCACGATCGACTCCGCGGAGCTCGCCGACCTCGACGGGGTGGTCGCCGGTCAGGGCCCGGTCGAGCAGCTGGGTCCGCTCCCCCCGACGGCCCTGGCCGCGCTGGTCGAGGCAGCCGTCGGCCGGCCGGCCACGCCGGAGCAGGTGACGGCGCTCCAGACGGCCTCGGCCGGGCTGGCCGCCATCGCCGTCGAGATCGCCGCCGACCCCGACGGTACGCCGCCCACCCTCGTCGCCCGGCTGCAGCGACGGTTCGCCGGCCCCGGACGGGATCTCGCCGGGCTGGCCGCGATCCTCGCCCTCGGACTCGACCTGGCCGACGAGGCCGTCTGTACGGCGGCCGGCCTGAAACCGGCCGAGGCGGCCACCGGGATGCGGTCACTACGCGACGCGGGACTGCTGACCCCGGACGGTGAACGGTTGATCCCGGCGGTGGCCCGCGCCGTGCTGGTCGAGCTGCCACCGACGGAACGCCGCCGGCTGCACGAGACCGTGGCCCGGGCGTTGCTGGCCACCGATGCCGACCCGGTCCGTGCCGCCGAGCAGCTGCGCGCCGCCCGGGCCCGTAACCCGACCGCCGCCGACGTCTACCGACGGGCCGCCGACCGGCTGCGCTTCACCGACCCTGGCAGCGCCCTCACCTGGTACGACGACGCGCTGGACGCCGGAGCCGAGCCGTCCACTGTGGCAGCTGGTCGGGCCGAGGCGGCGACCCTGCTGGGGATGCCGGTGGACCTGGACGGCCCGGTCGAGGCACCGGCCGACGCCGGCCGGGTCGCCCTGGTCGCCGGGGCGGCGGCCGCCTACGACGGCCGGGCCGGCCGGGCGGCAGAGGCGCTGCTCGGTGCCGACCCGCCCGGCCCGGTCCTCGCGGTGCCGGCGCTGATGGTGACCGGGCAACCGGCCGCCGCCCGGTCGGCGGCGACCGGGTCGGCCCCGCTGCCGGTACGCCGACTGGCCGAGGCGGCGCTGGCGATGGCGGACCCGCAGGCGGCGCTGCCGTTGCTGATCGAGGCCGCCGAGGGCTTCGAGCGGACGCCGCCGCAGGTCGCCGTACCGGACCCGCCGCACGCGATCGGCGCGCTGATCGCGGTGGCCGCCGGTGACTGCGCGACGGCCGAACACCTGTTGGAACGGGCGGTGGCCAGCGGATGCGGCGGGCCCGTCGCGCTCGACCGGCATCGCACGTTGCTGGCCTGGGTCCGGATGCGGACCGGTCGGTACGATTCGGCCCTCGCGGAGCTGCGCCGGTTGGCCGGTGTCGCGCTGCCGGGGCGCGAGCGGCTGGTCTACGCCGGCCTCACCGCGGGAATCGCCCGGCGCAGTGGGGACATCGCCCAGCTACGGGCGGCCTGGTCCGTCGCCGAGCCGGTGCTGGCCCGCCGGGCGGTCGACCTGTCCCAGTTGGAAGTGGTCGAGGAGCTGCTGGTCGCCGCCGCCCGACTACGCCAGCACCAACGGATCGCTCCGGTCCTGGCTGACCTGGACGCAATCCTGGACCGGCTGGGCCGGCCGGCCGCGTGGACGGTGTCGGTGGAGTGGATCCGGCTGCAGATCGCCGTCGTCGACGAGGATCCGCTCACGGCCGAGGCGACGGCCGCGCGGTTGGGCTCCCTCGACCCGGCCGGTTTCCGGCAGCAGGCGCAGTGTCGGGCGGCCGCTCGATGGTCCGCCGCCCTGCGCGGCGACGTGGATCCGGATGCGGTGCTGACGGACGCCGCCGCGCTGGTCGCCGCCGAGCTGCCCTGGGAGTCGTCCCGACTGATCGGTCAGGCAGCCGTGCGGACCACCGACGCGGCGGCCGCCCGCCGGCTGCTGGAGCGGGCCCGGGAGCTGTCCCGGCCGGATCCCGTCCCGGACGAGACCGCGCCGGGGTCCTCGCACGGCGGCCTGTCCGACCGGGAGGTCGAGGTCGCCCGGCTGGTGCTGGCCGGCCGGACCCACCGGGAGATCGGCACGCAGCTGTTCCTGTCCCCCAAGACGGTCGAGCACCACGTGGCCAGGATCCGGGGCAAGTTGGGGGCCACGACCCGGGCTGAGATGATCGCTACGCTGCGAAGTCTGCTGCCCGAGGAGCCCTGA
- a CDS encoding dynamin family protein — translation MTAKTTPPDADGTLQRATQIVDLAARACEAYDRPDLGRRLATIRTTLSDPVVHVVVVGEFKQGKSSLVNALVGTKICPVDDDVATVLPTYLRHGPQPSAQLLFSDDPARREPLAIDQVSDVVLERTTGDDVPTGIAGVEIRLPRNILSNGLVLVDTPGVGGLGSVHAASSLAAASMADALLFVTDAAQELTRSELDFLRQAREVCPTVMCVMTKTDFYPHWRKIRDLNTGHLSREVQMPIVPVSSALRLRAVAGNDKELNVESGFPELVKFVTQRVAGGAATRVAAQAAASVVGICEQMENQFTAEHAALADPEAAAKVVHELNAVKQRVESLKAAAAKWQQTLSDGISDLNADVDHDLRGRLRRILEEADAAIEEIDPADAWDETERWLQARVSNELLANYMMLRDRAMSLSDDVALHFQEAAGEVLRHVAIPDPVPLVGSAQVEHKIELAKMKLGKQAMVALKSAYGGALMFVMLGSLTGIALGPIGIGIGLVMGRKGLREEKKRQRANRQGQARNAVRRYCDEVSFVMTKDSRDTLRRIQRQLRDHYSALAEELSRSNSAALAAAAEAAQRTKADRESRLRDLKAELDRLRQLKEHAAAIVG, via the coding sequence TTGACCGCGAAAACGACACCCCCGGACGCTGACGGCACACTGCAACGGGCGACTCAGATCGTCGACCTCGCGGCGCGCGCCTGCGAGGCGTACGACCGCCCCGATCTCGGTCGCCGGCTGGCCACCATCCGCACCACCCTGTCCGACCCGGTGGTGCACGTCGTGGTCGTCGGCGAGTTCAAACAGGGCAAGAGTTCACTGGTGAACGCGCTGGTCGGGACGAAGATCTGCCCGGTCGACGACGATGTGGCCACGGTCCTGCCCACGTACCTGCGGCACGGCCCGCAGCCGTCGGCGCAGCTGCTGTTCAGCGACGACCCGGCCCGGCGGGAGCCGCTGGCGATCGACCAGGTCTCCGACGTGGTCCTGGAGCGCACCACCGGCGACGACGTCCCGACGGGGATCGCCGGGGTGGAGATCCGGCTCCCCCGCAACATCCTGTCCAACGGCCTGGTCCTGGTCGACACCCCCGGGGTCGGCGGGCTGGGCTCGGTGCACGCGGCGTCCAGCCTGGCCGCCGCGTCGATGGCCGACGCGCTGCTGTTCGTCACCGACGCCGCGCAGGAGCTGACCCGCAGCGAACTGGACTTCCTGCGGCAGGCCCGCGAGGTCTGTCCGACCGTGATGTGCGTGATGACCAAGACGGACTTCTATCCGCACTGGCGCAAGATCCGTGACCTGAACACCGGCCACCTCAGCCGTGAGGTGCAGATGCCGATCGTCCCGGTGTCGTCCGCGCTGCGCCTGCGCGCGGTCGCCGGCAACGACAAGGAACTGAACGTCGAATCCGGGTTCCCCGAGCTGGTCAAGTTCGTCACGCAACGGGTCGCCGGTGGCGCGGCGACCCGGGTCGCCGCGCAGGCCGCCGCGTCGGTGGTGGGGATCTGCGAACAGATGGAGAACCAGTTCACGGCGGAACACGCCGCGCTCGCCGACCCGGAGGCGGCGGCGAAGGTGGTGCACGAACTCAACGCGGTGAAGCAGCGGGTCGAGTCGCTCAAGGCCGCGGCGGCGAAGTGGCAGCAGACGCTGAGCGACGGCATCTCCGACCTGAACGCCGACGTCGACCACGACCTGCGTGGTCGGCTCCGCCGAATCCTCGAGGAGGCGGACGCCGCGATCGAGGAGATCGACCCCGCCGACGCCTGGGACGAGACCGAACGGTGGTTGCAGGCCAGGGTCTCCAACGAGCTGCTGGCCAACTACATGATGCTGCGCGACCGGGCGATGAGCCTCAGCGACGACGTGGCCCTGCACTTCCAGGAGGCCGCCGGCGAGGTGCTGCGGCACGTCGCGATCCCCGACCCGGTTCCGCTGGTCGGCAGCGCCCAGGTGGAACACAAGATCGAGCTGGCCAAGATGAAGCTCGGCAAGCAGGCGATGGTGGCGCTCAAGAGCGCGTACGGCGGCGCACTGATGTTCGTCATGCTCGGTTCGTTGACCGGCATCGCGCTCGGTCCGATCGGGATCGGCATCGGGCTGGTGATGGGCCGCAAGGGTCTGCGGGAGGAGAAGAAGCGGCAGCGCGCCAACCGGCAGGGCCAGGCGAGGAACGCGGTCCGCCGGTACTGCGACGAGGTCAGCTTCGTGATGACCAAGGACTCCCGGGACACCCTGCGCCGAATCCAGCGGCAACTGCGCGACCACTACAGCGCGCTGGCCGAGGAGCTGTCCCGGTCCAACTCCGCCGCGCTGGCCGCCGCCGCGGAGGCGGCGCAACGGACCAAGGCCGACCGGGAGAGCCGGCTGCGCGACCTGAAGGCCGAGCTGGACCGGCTGCGGCAGTTGAAGGAGCACGCTGCCGCCATCGTCGGCTGA
- a CDS encoding ABC transporter permease subunit, translating to MNTVESPDVRQPDRAAQRSGAAAGYRARVTLPLWAEVRRQASRRRTQLTLGFMALLPLIVLVAFEFDDGDDDNGGGEFASLVELATSGGLNFTLFTIFVSSSFLLVVAVALFCGDTVASEASWGSLRYLLAVPVPRARLLTVKLVVALAYSGLSLLVLAATALLVGTVRYGWSPLRSTVAAEIPAGEGLLRLLGIVGYLAVVLLIVASLAFLLSVSTDAALGAVGGAVLLWILSSILDQITALGVLRDFLPTHFSTAWLGLLSTPTQTDDIVKGCVSALAYATVFLSVAYWRFTRKDVTS from the coding sequence ATGAACACTGTGGAATCGCCGGACGTGCGCCAGCCGGACCGGGCGGCGCAGCGCTCCGGCGCCGCCGCCGGCTACCGGGCCCGCGTCACCTTGCCGTTGTGGGCCGAGGTACGTCGACAGGCGTCGCGCCGACGTACCCAGTTGACGCTGGGCTTCATGGCACTGCTGCCGTTGATCGTGCTGGTCGCCTTCGAGTTCGACGACGGCGACGACGACAACGGCGGCGGTGAGTTCGCCAGCCTGGTCGAGTTGGCCACCTCCGGCGGGCTGAACTTCACCCTGTTCACCATTTTCGTGTCGTCGTCGTTCCTGCTGGTGGTGGCGGTTGCGTTGTTCTGCGGGGACACCGTGGCCAGCGAGGCGAGCTGGGGGAGCCTGCGGTACCTGCTGGCCGTACCGGTGCCCCGGGCCCGGCTGTTGACGGTGAAGCTGGTCGTCGCGCTGGCGTACTCGGGGTTGTCACTGCTGGTCCTGGCCGCGACCGCGTTGCTGGTCGGCACCGTCCGGTACGGCTGGTCGCCGCTGCGCTCGACGGTGGCCGCCGAGATCCCCGCCGGGGAAGGGCTGCTGCGGCTGCTGGGCATCGTCGGCTACCTGGCGGTGGTGCTGCTGATCGTGGCGTCGTTGGCGTTCCTGCTGTCGGTGTCGACCGACGCGGCGCTCGGCGCGGTCGGCGGCGCGGTGCTGCTGTGGATCCTGTCCAGCATCCTGGACCAGATCACCGCGCTCGGGGTGCTGCGGGACTTCCTGCCGACCCATTTCAGCACCGCCTGGCTGGGGTTGCTGTCGACGCCGACGCAGACCGACGACATCGTCAAGGGCTGCGTGTCGGCGTTGGCGTACGCCACGGTCTTCCTGTCGGTGGCCTACTGGCGGTTCACCCGTAAGGACGTCACGTCCTGA